Proteins from a single region of Pongo pygmaeus isolate AG05252 chromosome 3, NHGRI_mPonPyg2-v2.0_pri, whole genome shotgun sequence:
- the CCDC110 gene encoding coiled-coil domain-containing protein 110 isoform X5, protein MSPEKQHQEEDEVDSVLLSASKILNSSEGVKESGCSDTEYGCIAESENQIQPQSALKVLQQQLESFQALRMQTLQNVSMPTENQEENLSMEKSHHFEDSKTLHSVEEKLSGVSVNSLPQSVNVPSQIHSEDTLTLRTSTDNLSSNIIIHPSENSDILKNYNNFYHFLPTAPQNVMSQADTVILDKSKITVPFLKHGFCENLDDICHSIKQMKEELQKSHDREVALTNELQTLQTDPNVHRNGKYDLSPIHQEKMNFIKEENMDGNLNEDIKSKRISELEALVNKLLPFRETVSKFHVHFCRKCKKLSKSETHRGKKNEKNNKEIPITGKNITDLKFHSRVPRYTLSFLDQTKHEMKDKERQPFLVKQGSIIFENEKTSKVNSVTEQCVAKIQYLQNYLKESVQIQKKVTELESENLNLKSKMKPLIFTTQSLIQKVETYEKQLKNLVEEKSTIQSKLSKTEEDSKECLKELKRMISKYNVLQGQNKTLEEKNMQLSLEKQQMMEALDQLKSKEHKTQSDMAIVNNENNRMSIEMEAMKTNILLIQDEKEMLEKKTHQLLKEKSSLGNELKESQLEIMQLKEKERLAKTEQETLLQMIETVKDEKLNLETTLQESTAARQIMEREIENIQTYQSTVEENFLQEIKNAKSEASIYKNSLSEIGKECEMLSKMVMETKTDNQILKEELKKHSQENIKFENSISRLTEDKILLENYVRSIENERDALEFEMRNLQREYLSLSDKICSQHNDPSKTTYISRREKFHFDNSTHKDTSSPRSNWPLASDLKGYLKVKDRTLKHH, encoded by the exons AATATGGCTGCATAGCAGAATCAGAAAATCAAATCCAACCACAATCAGCATTGAAA GTCCTTCAGCAACAGTTGGAATCATTTCAGGCTTTGCGAATGCAGACTTTGCAGAATGTCAGCATG CCTACAGAGAATCAAGAAGAAAACCTTTCTATGGAGAAAAGTCATCATTTTGAGGATTCCAAGACACTTCATTCAGTGGAAGAAAAATTAAGTGGTGTTAGTGTGAACAGTCTCCCTCAAAGTGTAAATGTTCCATCCCAGATACATTCCGAGGACACATTAACTCTGAGAACTTCAACAGACAATTTATCTTCAAACATAATTATACACCCTTCAGAAAATTCTGACATCTTGAAGAATTATAATAACTTTTATCATTTTCTACCTACTGCACCTCAAAATGTGATGTCTCAAGCTGATACAGTAATTCTGGATAAATCCAAAATTACTGTGCCTTTTCTCAAGCATGGATTTTGTGAAAACTTAGATGACATTTGCCATTCtatcaaacaaatgaaagaagagCTTCAAAAGTCACATGATAGGGAAGTGGCACTTACAAATGAACTTCAGACTTTACAAACTGATCCAAATGTTCACAGGAATGGTAAATATGACCTGTCCCCTATTCACCAGGAAAAAATGAACTTTATTAAGGAAGAAAACATGGACGGTAACTTAAATGAAGACATAAAATCAAAGAGAATTTCAGAATTAGAAGCATTAGTGAACAAATTACTCCCCTTCAGGGAAACAGTGTCAAAATTCCATGTGcatttttgtagaaaatgtaaaaagttatCTAAGAGTGAAACACACaggggaaagaaaaatgagaaaaacaataaagaaattcCCATCACTGGCAAAAATATTACagatttaaaattccattccagagttcCAAGATACACACTGTCCTTCCTCGACCAAACAAAACAtgaaatgaaagacaaagaaagacaacCATTTCTAGTAAAACAAGGatcaataatatttgaaaatgagaaaacttCCAAAGTTAATTCCGTTACTGAGCAGTGTGTTGCAAAAATTCAGTACTTACAGAATTACCTAAAAGAATCTGTGCAGATACAGAAAAAAGTAACGGAACTGGAGAGTGAAAATCTAAACCTTAAGTCCAAAATGAAACCTCTTATCTTTACCACACAATCTCTCATACAGAAAGTTGAAACATATGAAAAGCAACTTAAGAATCTGGTTGAAGAAAAGAGTACTATTCAGTCTAAGTTAAGTAAAACAGAAGAAGACAGCAAAGAGTGTCTTAAAGAGTTAAAAAGAATGATTAGTAAATATAATGTTCTGCAAGGCCAAAATAAAactctagaggaaaaaaatatgcaaCTTTCTTTAGAGAAGCAACAAATGATGGAAGCATTAGATCAACTAAAAAGTAAGGAACACAAAACTCAAAGCGATATGGCCATTGTCAATAATGAAAATAATCGAATGAGTATAGAAATGGAAGCAATGAAAACCAATATTCTGTTGAtacaagatgaaaaagaaatgttagaaaaaaaaacacaccagcttctaaaagaaaaaagctcaCTTGGAAATGAACTAAAAGAAAGCCAGCTAGAGATAATGCagctaaaagagaaagaaagattggCAAAAACGGAACAAGAGACACTTCTTCAAATGATAGAAACGGTTAAAGATGAAAAACTCAACCTTGAAACAACATTACAAGAATCTACTGCTGCCAGACAAATTATGGAAAGAGAAATTGAGAATATTCAAACCTACCAATCTACTGTTGAAGAGAATTTTctgcaagaaataaaaaatgcaaaatcagaAGCAAGTATTTATAAGAATAGCTTGTCAGAAATTggcaaggaatgtgaaatgttatcAAAAATGGTAATGGAAACCAAAACAGATAATCAGATTCTAAAAGAAGAACTAAAGAAACATagtcaagaaaatataaaatttgaaaacagcATCAGTAGACTTACTGAAGACAAAATACTTTTAGAAAATTATGTAAGAAGCATAGAAAATGAAAGGGATGCCTTGGAATTTGAGATGCGGAATCTTCAACGAGAATATTTAAGTTTAAGTGATAAAATTTGTAGTCAGCATAATGACCCTTCAAAAACAACTTATAtttcaagaagagagaaattccATTTTGACAACTCTACTCACAAAGATACTTCTAGTCCTCGGAGTAACTGGCCTTTGGCTTCGGATTTGAAAG
- the CCDC110 gene encoding coiled-coil domain-containing protein 110 isoform X4: MLKYGCIAESENQIQPQSALKVLQQQLESFQALRMQTLQNVSMVQSEISEILNKSIIEVENPQFSSEKNLVFGTRIEKDLPTENQEENLSMEKSHHFEDSKTLHSVEEKLSGVSVNSLPQSVNVPSQIHSEDTLTLRTSTDNLSSNIIIHPSENSDILKNYNNFYHFLPTAPQNVMSQADTVILDKSKITVPFLKHGFCENLDDICHSIKQMKEELQKSHDREVALTNELQTLQTDPNVHRNGKYDLSPIHQEKMNFIKEENMDGNLNEDIKSKRISELEALVNKLLPFRETVSKFHVHFCRKCKKLSKSETHRGKKNEKNNKEIPITGKNITDLKFHSRVPRYTLSFLDQTKHEMKDKERQPFLVKQGSIIFENEKTSKVNSVTEQCVAKIQYLQNYLKESVQIQKKVTELESENLNLKSKMKPLIFTTQSLIQKVETYEKQLKNLVEEKSTIQSKLSKTEEDSKECLKELKRMISKYNVLQGQNKTLEEKNMQLSLEKQQMMEALDQLKSKEHKTQSDMAIVNNENNRMSIEMEAMKTNILLIQDEKEMLEKKTHQLLKEKSSLGNELKESQLEIMQLKEKERLAKTEQETLLQMIETVKDEKLNLETTLQESTAARQIMEREIENIQTYQSTVEENFLQEIKNAKSEASIYKNSLSEIGKECEMLSKMVMETKTDNQILKEELKKHSQENIKFENSISRLTEDKILLENYVRSIENERDALEFEMRNLQREYLSLSDKICSQHNDPSKTTYISRREKFHFDNSTHKDTSSPRSNWPLASDLKGYLKVKDRTLKHH; the protein is encoded by the exons AATATGGCTGCATAGCAGAATCAGAAAATCAAATCCAACCACAATCAGCATTGAAA GTCCTTCAGCAACAGTTGGAATCATTTCAGGCTTTGCGAATGCAGACTTTGCAGAATGTCAGCATG GTACAGTCGGAAATCAGtgaaatattgaataaaagtatTATTGAAGTAGAAAACCCACAATTTAGCTCAGAAAAAAATCTGGTGTTTGGCACGCGCATTGAAAAGGATTTG CCTACAGAGAATCAAGAAGAAAACCTTTCTATGGAGAAAAGTCATCATTTTGAGGATTCCAAGACACTTCATTCAGTGGAAGAAAAATTAAGTGGTGTTAGTGTGAACAGTCTCCCTCAAAGTGTAAATGTTCCATCCCAGATACATTCCGAGGACACATTAACTCTGAGAACTTCAACAGACAATTTATCTTCAAACATAATTATACACCCTTCAGAAAATTCTGACATCTTGAAGAATTATAATAACTTTTATCATTTTCTACCTACTGCACCTCAAAATGTGATGTCTCAAGCTGATACAGTAATTCTGGATAAATCCAAAATTACTGTGCCTTTTCTCAAGCATGGATTTTGTGAAAACTTAGATGACATTTGCCATTCtatcaaacaaatgaaagaagagCTTCAAAAGTCACATGATAGGGAAGTGGCACTTACAAATGAACTTCAGACTTTACAAACTGATCCAAATGTTCACAGGAATGGTAAATATGACCTGTCCCCTATTCACCAGGAAAAAATGAACTTTATTAAGGAAGAAAACATGGACGGTAACTTAAATGAAGACATAAAATCAAAGAGAATTTCAGAATTAGAAGCATTAGTGAACAAATTACTCCCCTTCAGGGAAACAGTGTCAAAATTCCATGTGcatttttgtagaaaatgtaaaaagttatCTAAGAGTGAAACACACaggggaaagaaaaatgagaaaaacaataaagaaattcCCATCACTGGCAAAAATATTACagatttaaaattccattccagagttcCAAGATACACACTGTCCTTCCTCGACCAAACAAAACAtgaaatgaaagacaaagaaagacaacCATTTCTAGTAAAACAAGGatcaataatatttgaaaatgagaaaacttCCAAAGTTAATTCCGTTACTGAGCAGTGTGTTGCAAAAATTCAGTACTTACAGAATTACCTAAAAGAATCTGTGCAGATACAGAAAAAAGTAACGGAACTGGAGAGTGAAAATCTAAACCTTAAGTCCAAAATGAAACCTCTTATCTTTACCACACAATCTCTCATACAGAAAGTTGAAACATATGAAAAGCAACTTAAGAATCTGGTTGAAGAAAAGAGTACTATTCAGTCTAAGTTAAGTAAAACAGAAGAAGACAGCAAAGAGTGTCTTAAAGAGTTAAAAAGAATGATTAGTAAATATAATGTTCTGCAAGGCCAAAATAAAactctagaggaaaaaaatatgcaaCTTTCTTTAGAGAAGCAACAAATGATGGAAGCATTAGATCAACTAAAAAGTAAGGAACACAAAACTCAAAGCGATATGGCCATTGTCAATAATGAAAATAATCGAATGAGTATAGAAATGGAAGCAATGAAAACCAATATTCTGTTGAtacaagatgaaaaagaaatgttagaaaaaaaaacacaccagcttctaaaagaaaaaagctcaCTTGGAAATGAACTAAAAGAAAGCCAGCTAGAGATAATGCagctaaaagagaaagaaagattggCAAAAACGGAACAAGAGACACTTCTTCAAATGATAGAAACGGTTAAAGATGAAAAACTCAACCTTGAAACAACATTACAAGAATCTACTGCTGCCAGACAAATTATGGAAAGAGAAATTGAGAATATTCAAACCTACCAATCTACTGTTGAAGAGAATTTTctgcaagaaataaaaaatgcaaaatcagaAGCAAGTATTTATAAGAATAGCTTGTCAGAAATTggcaaggaatgtgaaatgttatcAAAAATGGTAATGGAAACCAAAACAGATAATCAGATTCTAAAAGAAGAACTAAAGAAACATagtcaagaaaatataaaatttgaaaacagcATCAGTAGACTTACTGAAGACAAAATACTTTTAGAAAATTATGTAAGAAGCATAGAAAATGAAAGGGATGCCTTGGAATTTGAGATGCGGAATCTTCAACGAGAATATTTAAGTTTAAGTGATAAAATTTGTAGTCAGCATAATGACCCTTCAAAAACAACTTATAtttcaagaagagagaaattccATTTTGACAACTCTACTCACAAAGATACTTCTAGTCCTCGGAGTAACTGGCCTTTGGCTTCGGATTTGAAAG
- the CCDC110 gene encoding coiled-coil domain-containing protein 110 isoform X2: MSPEKQHQEEDEVDSVLLSASKILNSSEGVKESGCSDTEYGCIAESENQIQPQSALKVLQQQLESFQALRMQTLQNVSMVQSEISEILNKSIIEVENPQFSSEKNLVFGTRIEKDLPTENQEENLSMEKSHHFEDSKTLHSVEEKLSGVSVNSLPQSVNVPSQIHSEDTLTLRTSTDNLSSNIIIHPSENSDILKNYNNFYHFLPTAPQNVMSQADTVILDKSKITVPFLKHGFCENLDDICHSIKQMKEELQKSHDREVALTNELQTLQTDPNVHRNGKYDLSPIHQEKMNFIKEENMDGNLNEDIKSKRISELEALVNKLLPFRETVSKFHVHFCRKCKKLSKSETHRGKKNEKNNKEIPITGKNITDLKFHSRVPRYTLSFLDQTKHEMKDKERQPFLVKQGSIIFENEKTSKVNSVTEQCVAKIQYLQNYLKESVQIQKKVTELESENLNLKSKMKPLIFTTQSLIQKVETYEKQLKNLVEEKSTIQSKLSKTEEDSKECLKELKRMISKYNVLQGQNKTLEEKNMQLSLEKQQMMEALDQLKSKEHKTQSDMAIVNNENNRMSIEMEAMKTNILLIQDEKEMLEKKTHQLLKEKSSLGNELKESQLEIMQLKEKERLAKTEQETLLQMIETVKDEKLNLETTLQESTAARQIMEREIENIQTYQSTVEENFLQEIKNAKSEASIYKNSLSEIGKECEMLSKMVMETKTDNQILKEELKKHSQENIKFENSISRLTEDKILLENYVRSIENERDALEFEMRNLQREYLSLSDKICSQHNDPSKTTYISRREKFHFDNSTHKDTSSPRSNWPLASDLKGYLKVKDRTLKHH; encoded by the exons AATATGGCTGCATAGCAGAATCAGAAAATCAAATCCAACCACAATCAGCATTGAAA GTCCTTCAGCAACAGTTGGAATCATTTCAGGCTTTGCGAATGCAGACTTTGCAGAATGTCAGCATG GTACAGTCGGAAATCAGtgaaatattgaataaaagtatTATTGAAGTAGAAAACCCACAATTTAGCTCAGAAAAAAATCTGGTGTTTGGCACGCGCATTGAAAAGGATTTG CCTACAGAGAATCAAGAAGAAAACCTTTCTATGGAGAAAAGTCATCATTTTGAGGATTCCAAGACACTTCATTCAGTGGAAGAAAAATTAAGTGGTGTTAGTGTGAACAGTCTCCCTCAAAGTGTAAATGTTCCATCCCAGATACATTCCGAGGACACATTAACTCTGAGAACTTCAACAGACAATTTATCTTCAAACATAATTATACACCCTTCAGAAAATTCTGACATCTTGAAGAATTATAATAACTTTTATCATTTTCTACCTACTGCACCTCAAAATGTGATGTCTCAAGCTGATACAGTAATTCTGGATAAATCCAAAATTACTGTGCCTTTTCTCAAGCATGGATTTTGTGAAAACTTAGATGACATTTGCCATTCtatcaaacaaatgaaagaagagCTTCAAAAGTCACATGATAGGGAAGTGGCACTTACAAATGAACTTCAGACTTTACAAACTGATCCAAATGTTCACAGGAATGGTAAATATGACCTGTCCCCTATTCACCAGGAAAAAATGAACTTTATTAAGGAAGAAAACATGGACGGTAACTTAAATGAAGACATAAAATCAAAGAGAATTTCAGAATTAGAAGCATTAGTGAACAAATTACTCCCCTTCAGGGAAACAGTGTCAAAATTCCATGTGcatttttgtagaaaatgtaaaaagttatCTAAGAGTGAAACACACaggggaaagaaaaatgagaaaaacaataaagaaattcCCATCACTGGCAAAAATATTACagatttaaaattccattccagagttcCAAGATACACACTGTCCTTCCTCGACCAAACAAAACAtgaaatgaaagacaaagaaagacaacCATTTCTAGTAAAACAAGGatcaataatatttgaaaatgagaaaacttCCAAAGTTAATTCCGTTACTGAGCAGTGTGTTGCAAAAATTCAGTACTTACAGAATTACCTAAAAGAATCTGTGCAGATACAGAAAAAAGTAACGGAACTGGAGAGTGAAAATCTAAACCTTAAGTCCAAAATGAAACCTCTTATCTTTACCACACAATCTCTCATACAGAAAGTTGAAACATATGAAAAGCAACTTAAGAATCTGGTTGAAGAAAAGAGTACTATTCAGTCTAAGTTAAGTAAAACAGAAGAAGACAGCAAAGAGTGTCTTAAAGAGTTAAAAAGAATGATTAGTAAATATAATGTTCTGCAAGGCCAAAATAAAactctagaggaaaaaaatatgcaaCTTTCTTTAGAGAAGCAACAAATGATGGAAGCATTAGATCAACTAAAAAGTAAGGAACACAAAACTCAAAGCGATATGGCCATTGTCAATAATGAAAATAATCGAATGAGTATAGAAATGGAAGCAATGAAAACCAATATTCTGTTGAtacaagatgaaaaagaaatgttagaaaaaaaaacacaccagcttctaaaagaaaaaagctcaCTTGGAAATGAACTAAAAGAAAGCCAGCTAGAGATAATGCagctaaaagagaaagaaagattggCAAAAACGGAACAAGAGACACTTCTTCAAATGATAGAAACGGTTAAAGATGAAAAACTCAACCTTGAAACAACATTACAAGAATCTACTGCTGCCAGACAAATTATGGAAAGAGAAATTGAGAATATTCAAACCTACCAATCTACTGTTGAAGAGAATTTTctgcaagaaataaaaaatgcaaaatcagaAGCAAGTATTTATAAGAATAGCTTGTCAGAAATTggcaaggaatgtgaaatgttatcAAAAATGGTAATGGAAACCAAAACAGATAATCAGATTCTAAAAGAAGAACTAAAGAAACATagtcaagaaaatataaaatttgaaaacagcATCAGTAGACTTACTGAAGACAAAATACTTTTAGAAAATTATGTAAGAAGCATAGAAAATGAAAGGGATGCCTTGGAATTTGAGATGCGGAATCTTCAACGAGAATATTTAAGTTTAAGTGATAAAATTTGTAGTCAGCATAATGACCCTTCAAAAACAACTTATAtttcaagaagagagaaattccATTTTGACAACTCTACTCACAAAGATACTTCTAGTCCTCGGAGTAACTGGCCTTTGGCTTCGGATTTGAAAG